A genomic segment from Spirochaetota bacterium encodes:
- a CDS encoding Gfo/Idh/MocA family oxidoreductase yields the protein MTLNIGIVGIGFISEYHLKGFRSDTRALVAGVTRSYHGTAADNARQRKALEDFAVKHSVKAYESFEAMAASPDIDALVITSINPEHYGQVLTALENGKHVLIEKPVVNSAREIDELKKKSQEKGLVVLPAHNFAYRGAVIEAKRVIADKTLGAIQYASFIDSFLGENSVNERTWRSKHALSWGGALMDSGTHQVYQSLALLGAPQKVQAFCSRNVLTLNDEDIASVQTYYTSGAICHIVQNWGSNHGGDAAGIRIIGSKGSLRIADALYVNGKKINEDVTYDGSFVNQARHFISAVADGAAPLSTLDDAKTVLAIVHAAYESSTSGKTVPLE from the coding sequence ATGACGCTCAACATCGGTATTGTCGGCATCGGGTTCATTTCGGAGTATCACCTGAAGGGATTCCGGTCGGATACGCGGGCTCTGGTGGCGGGCGTTACCCGCTCCTATCACGGCACCGCGGCGGATAATGCGCGGCAGCGCAAGGCGCTCGAAGACTTTGCGGTAAAGCACAGTGTCAAGGCCTATGAGAGTTTCGAAGCGATGGCGGCGAGCCCCGATATCGATGCCTTGGTGATAACGAGCATTAACCCGGAACATTACGGACAGGTACTGACCGCGCTTGAGAACGGGAAGCATGTACTGATCGAAAAGCCCGTCGTCAACAGCGCGAGAGAGATCGATGAGCTCAAGAAAAAGTCGCAGGAGAAAGGCCTCGTCGTTTTACCGGCGCACAATTTCGCCTATCGCGGCGCCGTTATCGAAGCAAAGCGTGTTATCGCGGATAAAACGCTTGGCGCAATTCAGTACGCGAGCTTCATCGACTCATTTCTGGGTGAGAATTCCGTCAATGAGAGGACATGGCGTTCGAAGCATGCGTTGTCATGGGGCGGCGCCCTCATGGATTCAGGAACACATCAGGTGTATCAGTCATTGGCGCTGCTGGGCGCTCCTCAAAAAGTACAGGCGTTCTGCTCGAGGAACGTCCTTACCCTCAATGATGAAGACATCGCAAGCGTGCAGACATACTATACGAGCGGGGCGATATGCCACATCGTGCAGAACTGGGGGAGCAATCATGGAGGTGATGCCGCGGGAATACGTATCATTGGGAGCAAAGGAAGCTTGCGAATTGCTGATGCTTTGTATGTAAATGGAAAAAAGATCAATGAAGATGTGACGTATGATGGTTCATTCGTCAATCAGGCGCGGCATTTCATCTCGGCGGTAGCCGATGGCGCAGCGCCGTTATCCACGCTCGATGATGCAAAGACGGTGCTTGCCATCGTTCACGCGGCGTATGAAAGCAGTACGAGCGGCAAAACGGTCCCCTTGGAATAG
- a CDS encoding sugar-binding protein codes for SLSVPFSSIPAFITASLSDADLLEDSLKKGKLLAMTPVAIKKTFLVSTSKAGLVVDNVLSAAADVSITIDGASITRRIEKGESSVTFDLAQPMQPRQARECTITAQGVTKRASISGDLLAARYVASPTIDGALSAAAGLSPVVLNSRANLFPNDAPWHGADDLSMSAYFGWNEEGLYFAAEVKDDTHFAPYDAVTDFWRSDGIQLAIDSGGESTSGYDENDRELGLVLGKNGPRPYVYTKKKGVAPLTCRFAAVRDGTFTRYELFVRWADLDLPAAYTNRVMPMNFIVNENDGQGRGSWMGLTPGIGEAKAPINYRSFVFTK; via the coding sequence TCGCTCTCCGTGCCGTTCTCATCTATTCCCGCGTTCATCACGGCATCACTTTCCGATGCCGATCTGCTTGAAGATTCGCTTAAGAAGGGAAAACTTCTGGCGATGACGCCGGTTGCGATCAAAAAAACCTTCCTTGTCTCGACATCGAAGGCAGGGCTTGTTGTCGATAATGTGCTCTCTGCTGCGGCAGATGTTTCGATCACGATCGACGGAGCGTCGATCACAAGACGTATCGAAAAAGGCGAGTCGTCCGTTACCTTTGATCTGGCGCAGCCGATGCAGCCGCGTCAGGCGCGTGAATGTACGATCACTGCCCAAGGCGTCACCAAACGGGCATCGATCTCAGGCGATCTATTGGCCGCTCGGTATGTGGCATCGCCGACTATCGACGGAGCGCTATCCGCAGCGGCGGGACTTTCTCCGGTCGTTTTAAATAGCCGCGCGAACCTCTTTCCCAATGATGCGCCATGGCATGGGGCAGATGATCTTTCCATGTCTGCGTATTTCGGCTGGAACGAGGAGGGGCTGTATTTTGCGGCCGAGGTGAAGGATGACACTCATTTTGCGCCCTACGATGCAGTAACAGATTTCTGGCGATCCGACGGCATACAACTCGCCATTGACAGCGGCGGCGAATCGACGTCCGGGTATGATGAGAATGACCGCGAGTTGGGCCTTGTGCTCGGCAAGAACGGGCCGAGACCGTATGTTTATACAAAAAAGAAAGGTGTCGCTCCGCTCACCTGCCGCTTCGCCGCAGTGCGCGACGGCACGTTCACACGCTATGAGCTGTTCGTACGCTGGGCGGACCTCGATCTCCCCGCGGCATATACCAACCGGGTCATGCCGATGAACTTCATTGTGAACGAGAATGACGGGCAGGGCCGAGGCTCATGGATGGGGCTTACTCCGGGCATCGGTGAAGCAAAAGCGCCGATCAATTACCGGTCGTTCGTATTTACGAAATAA
- a CDS encoding FAD-dependent oxidoreductase, protein MQVNEPNEFPVLASVDVLIAGGGVGGIAAALASARAGAKTMLIERSSYTGGVATACLVTQVLNCYYTADHRLAITGIPLEIADALAEAEGYGKKWHDHKGHILYDVESAKLVFDRLLTEAGVTVQYNTVVSGVVKNADTLSGLIIESASGREVILAKTVIDATGDAAVALHAGVPVHAVMPWGRHSFCFRFGNVEIADFVAYLEKHPGEYPDYLDVNWTAAEALASYRALGTFMYPHASFIELSAMKRAIALGDFKKTSGVYDSLEHCQLIGVKRNKSVCIIPGMTDLPRGVNAGDISHAITDGRTMAKQVAELFNKYIPGFEHAYVSQTADYPGIRGSRWIDGDFVFTNAMRETNSAFDDRIARSVVQLNTVKGKYAVMDFTNGIFDIPYRTLMPRGMDGLIMGSGRTVSVEHPFLLRLMPVAMAIGQAAGTAAAVAAKTGKTARTVNVSEVQSILKQQGVSI, encoded by the coding sequence ATGCAAGTAAATGAACCGAATGAGTTCCCCGTGCTGGCTTCCGTCGATGTTCTGATTGCGGGCGGCGGTGTCGGCGGCATCGCTGCGGCACTTGCATCCGCACGGGCAGGCGCCAAGACCATGCTGATAGAGCGCAGCAGTTATACCGGCGGTGTGGCCACAGCATGTCTCGTTACGCAGGTATTGAACTGCTATTATACTGCCGATCATCGCCTCGCTATTACCGGTATCCCCCTGGAAATAGCGGATGCGTTGGCTGAGGCGGAGGGTTACGGAAAAAAATGGCATGACCACAAGGGTCATATCCTATATGATGTGGAATCGGCAAAGCTTGTATTCGACCGCCTGCTCACGGAGGCCGGCGTTACGGTGCAATACAACACCGTAGTGTCGGGCGTGGTTAAAAATGCCGATACCCTGAGCGGGCTCATCATCGAAAGCGCATCCGGACGAGAAGTGATACTGGCGAAAACCGTCATCGACGCTACCGGCGATGCCGCCGTGGCGCTCCATGCGGGTGTGCCGGTGCATGCCGTAATGCCCTGGGGCCGCCACAGTTTCTGCTTCCGTTTCGGCAATGTAGAGATAGCGGATTTCGTTGCATATCTGGAAAAGCATCCGGGCGAATACCCGGATTATCTGGATGTGAACTGGACTGCAGCCGAGGCGCTCGCCAGTTATCGCGCGCTCGGCACGTTCATGTATCCGCACGCCTCATTCATCGAACTGAGCGCGATGAAGCGGGCTATCGCTCTCGGCGATTTCAAGAAGACCTCAGGCGTGTACGATTCGCTGGAGCACTGCCAGCTCATCGGCGTGAAACGCAACAAGAGCGTGTGCATTATCCCGGGCATGACCGATCTGCCCCGGGGAGTCAACGCAGGCGATATTTCGCACGCGATCACCGATGGGCGCACGATGGCGAAACAGGTCGCCGAGCTCTTCAATAAATATATTCCCGGCTTCGAACACGCCTATGTGTCACAGACCGCGGATTATCCGGGCATACGCGGGTCGCGCTGGATAGACGGTGATTTCGTGTTCACCAATGCCATGCGCGAAACGAACAGTGCTTTCGACGACCGCATCGCGAGGAGCGTGGTGCAGTTGAACACCGTGAAGGGAAAATACGCCGTGATGGATTTCACCAATGGCATATTCGATATTCCTTATCGAACGCTGATGCCGCGGGGCATGGATGGACTCATCATGGGTTCGGGACGCACCGTAAGCGTGGAACATCCCTTTCTGCTTCGGCTCATGCCGGTAGCGATGGCTATCGGGCAGGCGGCCGGCACCGCTGCTGCTGTTGCCGCAAAAACCGGGAAAACCGCACGCACGGTGAATGTGAGCGAAGTGCAAAGTATTCTGAAACAGCAGGGAGTGTCGATATGA
- a CDS encoding sialidase family protein, whose product MSRKKMKTKHSSGKQKPAAKAPSIIWPSTASVFGPFTKDDPAPAARILLKTPQSLELGGSNAKARIVGTEELIDLHDAVGGGPVIPERVAYVFFEIESLADGETTIGCGADYWMQWWVNGKPAFDTLPGGNGSNNYSVKAHQFKAELNKGTNCLVVKVRGGGSGFCVAAGGPREIEAAGDWRRLENGNVIPTKTYSDQPFIVTADDGAWVCCVTTCSGEEGDPGQHIVTMRSFDRGKTWSEPVAVEPADGPEASYAVMLKAPSGRIFIFYNHNTDRVPEVKSHDGKTVFKRVDSLGHFVLKYSDDHGKSWSKKRFDIPFRLFDCDRENVYGGKICFFWNVGRAFTIDDAAYVPLIKIGKMGRGFFAQSEGTLLRSPNLLTAKDLSQVTWETLPEGDIGLRTPPGGGPISEEQSYTVLSDKSIYAVYRTIDGHPVEAYSRDGGRHWTQPRYMQYPDGSRVKHPRAANFVWRCENGKFLYWFHNHGGRHLASRSNVCEIAYNNRNPVWVLGGVEADSPDGKIIRWGQPDILLYNDDPLIKMSYPDLAEADGEYYVTETQKTTARVHKIPKSFLEKLWNAAAGIPIPTPVPRLNCMEPGASVKAPGLPVLFEKDLQTADGRGVHTRRGFGFELRLRSDAKSGILLDGMNSEGNGFSLDVTADGRLELFMGDGQCESRCVSEPLLKSGIENHLVVNVDGGPGIVSFIANGKFCDGGDDRQFGWSRYNPWLQRIDFAGEWKLGGAVKSLRLYGRPLLSAEALTRSII is encoded by the coding sequence ATGAGCAGAAAAAAAATGAAAACCAAACACAGCTCGGGGAAACAAAAGCCAGCGGCGAAAGCGCCTTCGATCATTTGGCCCTCGACGGCAAGCGTATTCGGTCCTTTTACCAAGGATGATCCCGCTCCTGCCGCACGGATACTCCTCAAAACCCCGCAATCGCTTGAGCTCGGCGGATCAAATGCCAAAGCCAGGATCGTAGGCACGGAAGAATTGATCGACCTCCATGACGCAGTCGGCGGCGGACCGGTGATACCGGAGCGTGTCGCGTACGTGTTCTTCGAAATTGAAAGCTTAGCGGACGGAGAGACCACCATCGGCTGCGGGGCCGACTACTGGATGCAGTGGTGGGTCAATGGAAAGCCCGCGTTCGATACTCTGCCGGGCGGCAACGGTTCAAATAACTACAGCGTAAAAGCGCATCAATTCAAAGCCGAGCTCAATAAGGGAACGAATTGTCTGGTTGTCAAAGTGCGCGGCGGAGGCAGCGGTTTCTGCGTGGCCGCCGGCGGGCCGAGGGAAATAGAAGCTGCGGGCGACTGGCGGCGGCTGGAAAACGGTAATGTCATACCGACGAAAACATATTCGGATCAGCCCTTCATAGTCACTGCCGACGATGGCGCTTGGGTCTGCTGCGTCACCACCTGTTCCGGTGAAGAAGGAGACCCCGGTCAGCACATCGTAACGATGAGAAGTTTCGATCGCGGCAAGACATGGAGCGAGCCCGTTGCCGTGGAACCCGCGGATGGCCCCGAGGCCTCGTATGCGGTAATGCTCAAAGCACCGTCCGGCCGTATATTCATTTTCTATAATCACAACACCGACCGTGTCCCCGAAGTCAAATCCCACGACGGAAAAACCGTTTTCAAGCGCGTCGACTCCTTGGGGCACTTCGTTCTTAAATACAGCGACGATCATGGAAAAAGCTGGTCGAAGAAGCGCTTTGACATCCCTTTCCGGCTCTTTGACTGCGACCGGGAGAATGTCTACGGCGGAAAGATATGTTTCTTCTGGAATGTCGGCCGCGCGTTCACCATCGATGACGCCGCCTATGTCCCTTTGATCAAGATCGGAAAAATGGGCCGCGGTTTTTTTGCCCAATCCGAAGGCACACTGCTCAGAAGCCCCAATCTCCTCACCGCCAAAGATCTTTCGCAGGTCACGTGGGAAACCCTGCCCGAAGGCGACATCGGTCTCAGAACACCTCCCGGCGGCGGCCCGATCTCCGAAGAACAGAGTTACACTGTGTTGAGCGACAAGTCTATCTATGCCGTCTACCGAACGATAGACGGACATCCCGTCGAGGCGTACAGCCGTGATGGCGGACGTCACTGGACACAACCGCGATACATGCAGTACCCGGACGGCAGCCGTGTCAAACATCCCCGAGCGGCGAATTTTGTCTGGCGCTGTGAGAACGGAAAATTCCTCTACTGGTTCCATAACCACGGGGGCAGGCATCTCGCTTCGAGATCCAATGTGTGCGAGATCGCCTATAATAACCGCAACCCCGTATGGGTGCTGGGAGGCGTGGAAGCCGACTCTCCGGACGGAAAGATCATCCGCTGGGGCCAGCCGGATATTCTGCTCTACAACGACGACCCCTTGATCAAAATGAGTTACCCGGATCTGGCAGAGGCTGACGGCGAATATTACGTGACCGAAACTCAGAAAACCACGGCGCGGGTACACAAAATACCGAAATCCTTCCTTGAGAAGCTCTGGAACGCGGCGGCAGGAATTCCTATCCCTACGCCTGTTCCCCGTCTTAATTGCATGGAACCGGGCGCGAGCGTCAAGGCGCCGGGACTGCCCGTACTCTTTGAAAAAGACCTTCAAACCGCCGACGGCCGCGGCGTACATACCCGCAGGGGCTTTGGCTTTGAATTGCGCCTTCGATCGGACGCCAAATCGGGAATACTTCTCGATGGTATGAACAGCGAAGGCAACGGTTTCTCACTAGACGTGACGGCTGACGGACGATTGGAGCTCTTTATGGGCGACGGCCAGTGTGAGAGCCGATGCGTAAGCGAGCCCTTGCTGAAAAGCGGAATCGAGAATCATCTGGTGGTCAATGTGGACGGCGGGCCGGGCATCGTGAGTTTCATCGCCAATGGGAAATTCTGCGACGGCGGCGATGATCGCCAGTTCGGATGGAGCCGTTACAACCCGTGGCTGCAGCGTATCGACTTTGCCGGCGAATGGAAGCTCGGCGGGGCGGTCAAGTCACTGCGATTGTACGGCCGCCCGCTCTTGAGCGCGGAAGCGCTTACAAGGAGTATCATATGA